The sequence below is a genomic window from Sorangiineae bacterium MSr12523.
CGTGTTCCGCCCGCTGGGCATGACGCAAACCGATTTTCAGCCCGCGCCCGCCCTTCGCCCGCGTGCCGTCGTTACCGAGCAGCGCAACGGCGAGTGGATGCGCGGCGAGGTGCACGATCCGCGCGCCTATCTCCTTGGCGGGGTGGCCGGACACGCGGGGCTCTTCTCGACCGCCGAAGACCTCACGCGTTACGCCCAGGCGATGCTCGGGGAAGGGGAGCTCGATGGGCGGCGCATCTGGTCGCCGCGCACCGCGCAGCAGTTCATGGCCCCGCACGACGTGCCCGGTGGCATTCGCGCCCTTGGGTGGGATGTCAAAAGCTCCTATTCGGGCAGCCGCGGCGAGGGCTGGTCGCCGCGATCCATCGGGCACGGTGGGTACACGGGCACCGTGCTCTGGATCGATCCGGAGCAAGACCTCTTCGTCATCGTCTTGTCGAATCGCGTTCATCCGGAGGGAAAGGGCAATATCAACTTGCTCGCCGGGCGAATCGGCACCCTCGCCGCCCGGGCCCTTTCCCCCGGAGAGGGGGAACCCGTGCCGAACGCGAGGGGAATCGTCTCGACGGGCATCGACGTTCTGCGCGCCGAGCAGTTCCGCCGCCTGCGCGGGGCGAAAATCGGACTCGTGACCAACGCCGCGGGCAAGGCACGCGATGGCCGCTCCACCGTGGAGGTCCTCGCCGCCGCGCCCGACGTGAAGCTCGTGGCACTGTTTACACCGGAGCACGGGCTGGGCAGCGATCGCGAAGGGAAAATCGGCGATGGGCGCGACCCGAAAAGCGGCCTGCCCGTCTACAGCTTGTACGGGCGTGGCGAGAACGGATTCGAGCCTTCAGCGGAGAGCCTGGCGACCATCGACACCTTCGTCGTCGACCTGCAGGACGCGGGCGTGCGCTTTTACACCTACGCATCGACGCTCCGGCACCTGATGCAGGCTGCCGCAAAGCACCATGTGCGCGTCGTCGTGCTCGACCGGCCCAACCCGATCGACGGCGTCGACGTTGCCGGCCCCGTGCTCGTGCCCGTGGCGAAAAGCTTCGTCAACGAGAGCGCGCTGCCCGTGCGCCACGGCATGACCATGGGAGAGCTCGCGCTGCTCTTCAACGCCGAGGACCACGCGGGTACGCCGCTCGAAGTCGTCCCCATGCGCGGTTGGCGCCGAGGTGACTACTTCGACAAAACGGGGCTCGCGTGGACACCGCCCTCGCCGAACCTGCGCAGCGTCACCGAAACGGTGCTCTACCCCGCCGTGGGCCTGCTCGAGGGAACGAACCTCTCCGTCGGCCGCGGCACCGAGATGCCGTTCGAGGTGATCGGCGCCCCCTGGATCGACGGCAACGCGCTCGCGAATGCCTTGCGCGCGGCCAACGTGCCTGGCGTGACCTTCGCGCCCGTGAGCTTCACGCCCCGCCAAGCCGTTTACACGGGACAGCGATGCGGCGGCGTGCGGCTCACCGTCCGGCAGCGCGCGTCGTTCGAGCCCGTGCATGCGGGGCTCGCCATCGCGGCGGCATTGCGTGCGCTGTATCCAAAAGAGTGGCACTTCGGCGACTTGGACAAGCTCGTGGCCGACCGAAGGGTGCTCGAGGCACTGGATGCGCGCCGACCGCTTGGCGAGGTGGAGGCCATCTGGGCTGGCGAGCTCGAGGCCTTCAAGGCCAAGCGTGCCAAGTACCTCCTCTACTGAGCTCCTGCCTGGTGAGAAACGGGTTTTCGCGGCGAAAATCTTGGCGCCGCCGGCCCGTTGACATCTGAAACCGCGAAGATTACAGATTGTCGCCAGAGGTCCCTGTCGTGTCGTCGGGAAGGTTCGCCATCGCCACCCATGCTCTTGCGATGCTGTCTCAACTGGAGGACGGTTACCCCAGCGAACATGTTGCGCAAAGCATCAACACGCACCCGGTATTCCTTCGCCGGGTGATGAAGAGCCTTTGCACGGCCGGCCTCGTCGAAGCACGCGAAGGCTTTGGCGGCGGCTACCGGCTCGCGCGCCCCGCCCGCGAAATCGCATTGAGCGACGTGTACCTCGCCACCGAGCCGTCCGGGCCCATTCCGCCGAGTCCGAGCGAACCGAATGACGCATGCCGCATTGGCGGCGGCATGCGCGTCGCGTTCGCCGAGGCGGCACGCGCCGCGAACGAAGCGCTCCTTGAAGGTCTCGCCAAGCAAACCATCGCCGACATCGCCGCACGCGCGAAATTGGAAGTAGAGAAGCAGGAAAAGCGGCGTCCAACTCAATCCAAAAAATCAGTCCAATCGAGGAGATACATCATGGCATCCAGCAAGAACGTTCTCGAAGTAGGGGACGCGGACTTCGACAAGGAAGTCCTCAAGGCAGATCTTCCGGTCCTCGTCGACTTCGGCGCCACGTGGTGCGGGCCCTGCAAAGCCATCGCCCCCATCGTCGACAAAATCGCCGACGAGAACGTTGGGAAGTACAAGGTCGTCAAGGTCGACATCGACGACGCACCGTCCGTTGCGCAGCGCTTCGGCATCCGCGGCGTTCCCACCCTCATCGTCTTCAAGGGTGGTGAGAAGAAGAACCAGCACGTGGGTCTCACGAACAAGGACGCGCTGCTCAAGCTTCTCGACGTCTGAGCTCGGCACGAAAGCCACGCGTGTGGCGGAATGGTAGGGTTTGGGGTTTAGGGTTTAGGGTTTAGGGTTTCGGAAGGACGGCGCCCTGATCCGTAACCGCTAACCCCTAAACTCGAAACGGCAGGGTTTAGGGTTTCGGAAGGACGGCCCCCTGATCCGTAGTCGCCTACACCCTAAACCCTAAACCCTAAACCCTAACCCTGGCATATGTGATGCGAGCCCGCCGCGTCATGAGAATGGCCAAACTCTTTCTCCTGGGGATGGGCGTTGGGTCCGGCGTGACCTATTTCTTCGATCCCCGGCAAGGTGCGCGTCGCCGTGCGATGGCGCGCGACAAAGCCGTTCATTTCGCCGGCGTCGTAAGAGCCCAGGTCGACGCGGGCGCACGCGATCTCTCGCATCGCATGCACGGCTTGGTGAGCGCGGTTTACGGTGCGGTTCACACCTTTGCTGCGCGCGAGACCGTTTCGGACGACGTACTGCAGGCGCGCGTGCGCTCGGCGCTCGGGCGCGTGTGCAGCCATCCGCACGCCATCCACGTGACCGTGGACCGCGGGGTCGTCGAATTGACGGGGCTGGTGCTCAGCGAGGAGCGCGCTTCGGTGATTCGCCACGTGGCGCGGGTACCGGGCGTGGGCATCGTCAAAGATCTGCTCGACGCGCACACGCGCGCGGAGGGCATCCCGGCGCTTCAAGGTGCGCCGCGGCCGACGAAGCCTGCGGTCATCCGACGGCTCTCGTCGCCGGCGGGCCGGCTGGTGCTGAGCTCCGCGGGAATTCTCGCGCTGGGGGCGGTGGCTCCGTCGCTGCTCTTGCCGATTGGCACCATCCTCGGGATCGGTGTGGCCGCGCACAAGGAAGAGCAAACCCGAGCGCGCCGCGCACGCACCCTCGAGCGCCGCGGCTCACGGCGGGCGCGAGGCCCGGGTTCGCCGCTGCGCGAGGAGATGCCGCCCATGGACGCGCGCGAGCGCTCGACCAACGGGCACGTCAGGCCGTCGTAACGCCCACGGGGCACGTCACGCCCGTGCCCCCCAGGCCGCAATAGCCGCCCGGGTTCTTCGCGAGGTACTGCTGGTGGTACTCCTCGGCGTAGTAGAACTCGGGCGCGGGGCCGATTTCCGTGGTGATGGCGCCGTAATGCACCCGCGTGAGGACCTTCTGGTACGCGTCGCGCGTGGCGATGGCGGCCGCTTTCTGCGCGTCATCGAAGGTGTAAATGGCGGAGCGGTACTGCGTGCCGATATCCCCGCCCTGGCGCATGCCCTGCGTGGGATCGTGGTTCTCCCAGAACACCTTGAGCAGCGACTCGTACGAGACGACCTTGGGATCGTAGACGACGAGGACGACCTCGGTGTGCCCCGTCAGGCCCGAGCAAACCTCTTTGTAGGTCGGGTTCGGCGTGATGCCGCCGGCGTAGCCCACCGCGGTGGTGAAGACGCCGCCCTCCGGTCCAATCTGCCAGAATTTCCGCTCGGCGCCCCAGAAGCAGCCGAGACCGAAAATCGCTAGCTTGGTGCCCTCCGGAAAAGGCGGGACGATGGTGTGGCCGTTGACGTAATGGCTCTTGGGCACCGGCATGCGTTCGGTGCGGCCGGGAAGGGCCTGGGCGGGGGTCGGCAATGAAAGTACATGGGCCATGGGACACGTTCCTCTCAGCTTTTCATCGGTCAGCTTTTGAGCTGGGCATGGGCAAGCTCGCCCAACGTAGCGATGGCTTCCTCGACGCGCACGGACCAAGGGATGCCGCAGCTGATACGAATACAATTCGTGTAACGCTGCCGGGCGGAAAAGATAGGGCCAGGGGCGATGGCCACGCCACGGCGAAGTCCCTCGGACTGCATGGCGAGCGCATCCACCTCCCGCGGCATTTCCACCCAAAGGACGAAGCCGCCGCCCGGATCGGAGACGCACGTGCCGCGCGGGAAGGCGAGCGCGATGGCTTCGCGAAAGCGTTGGACCTGCAGGCGCAGTTTGTTGCGTACCGCCCGCAGATGTCGATCGTACCCGCCGCCGGCGAGGTATTCGGCCACGGCGAGTTGGGGCAGGGTGGGGGTGGCCACGGTTTGGGAGAACTTCATGCGCTCGATGAGTGCGCGGTAACGACCTGGGACCACCCAACCAACGCGGTAGCCGGCGGCGAGCGTCTTCGACACGGAGCCGCAGAGCAAGACGCGCCCATCGCGGTCGAACGCCTTTGCGGGACGCGGGCGCGAGCCGTCGAAGGCCATGTCGCCGTACACGTCGTCTTCGATGAGCGGCACGTCGTGCCGGGCGAGCAGGCGCACCAGGCGCTCTTTGGCTTCGTCCGACATGCA
It includes:
- the trxA gene encoding thioredoxin, yielding MASSKNVLEVGDADFDKEVLKADLPVLVDFGATWCGPCKAIAPIVDKIADENVGKYKVVKVDIDDAPSVAQRFGIRGVPTLIVFKGGEKKNQHVGLTNKDALLKLLDV
- the msrA gene encoding peptide-methionine (S)-S-oxide reductase MsrA translates to MAHVLSLPTPAQALPGRTERMPVPKSHYVNGHTIVPPFPEGTKLAIFGLGCFWGAERKFWQIGPEGGVFTTAVGYAGGITPNPTYKEVCSGLTGHTEVVLVVYDPKVVSYESLLKVFWENHDPTQGMRQGGDIGTQYRSAIYTFDDAQKAAAIATRDAYQKVLTRVHYGAITTEIGPAPEFYYAEEYHQQYLAKNPGGYCGLGGTGVTCPVGVTTA
- a CDS encoding DUF1343 domain-containing protein, with product MRDFVLAGLVACAGLAVCGGERAGSPPPSAPLVLREKEPKPAPAPAEAAIAPIADARLGAIDHAVDLALMEGRFPGCVVVVGRRDKVLFRHAYGFRAYAPEPEEMTLDTVFDLASLTKPMATASSIMVLVDRGLVALDEPAARYVPEFGRAGKGAITVRQLLTHVSGLPVETPLRDFELGRAVAMERIYDLVPRVPPGQAFVYSDVGFLVLEEIVKRVSGQELSTFAASNVFRPLGMTQTDFQPAPALRPRAVVTEQRNGEWMRGEVHDPRAYLLGGVAGHAGLFSTAEDLTRYAQAMLGEGELDGRRIWSPRTAQQFMAPHDVPGGIRALGWDVKSSYSGSRGEGWSPRSIGHGGYTGTVLWIDPEQDLFVIVLSNRVHPEGKGNINLLAGRIGTLAARALSPGEGEPVPNARGIVSTGIDVLRAEQFRRLRGAKIGLVTNAAGKARDGRSTVEVLAAAPDVKLVALFTPEHGLGSDREGKIGDGRDPKSGLPVYSLYGRGENGFEPSAESLATIDTFVVDLQDAGVRFYTYASTLRHLMQAAAKHHVRVVVLDRPNPIDGVDVAGPVLVPVAKSFVNESALPVRHGMTMGELALLFNAEDHAGTPLEVVPMRGWRRGDYFDKTGLAWTPPSPNLRSVTETVLYPAVGLLEGTNLSVGRGTEMPFEVIGAPWIDGNALANALRAANVPGVTFAPVSFTPRQAVYTGQRCGGVRLTVRQRASFEPVHAGLAIAAALRALYPKEWHFGDLDKLVADRRVLEALDARRPLGEVEAIWAGELEAFKAKRAKYLLY
- a CDS encoding BON domain-containing protein — encoded protein: MRMAKLFLLGMGVGSGVTYFFDPRQGARRRAMARDKAVHFAGVVRAQVDAGARDLSHRMHGLVSAVYGAVHTFAARETVSDDVLQARVRSALGRVCSHPHAIHVTVDRGVVELTGLVLSEERASVIRHVARVPGVGIVKDLLDAHTRAEGIPALQGAPRPTKPAVIRRLSSPAGRLVLSSAGILALGAVAPSLLLPIGTILGIGVAAHKEEQTRARRARTLERRGSRRARGPGSPLREEMPPMDARERSTNGHVRPS